Within the Salvia hispanica cultivar TCC Black 2014 chromosome 4, UniMelb_Shisp_WGS_1.0, whole genome shotgun sequence genome, the region TGACGGAACCATCAAAAAATGGACCTAATTGACAcgaatttcatttgttatggacccgTTTtgcaaaaagtgaatgttttggaccaaattcgtatttcGACTATatgtttatgaccaaaattgacctttactcttttaaaatatcataaagcTTGAAGTTATCTCAATTATCCTATGATGATTTTATGGTGAAATTGTATGTGATTTCTACGCCGTTGTATTTGGTTTGGAAGTCAAAAAATAATGCGTACACGTTACGGCCGATGAATTGAACAATGTTGTCTATTAAAAATCATCGGTTTGGTGGTAAAATATGAAGAATAATATGCAGAGATGACTTGATCTACCATCTATTAGTAGGGAAAAACATCTTATCAGTAAAGCTATATACTGTATAAAGCTAAACCAATGAACTCCATTTACTTAAGTAGTGGTTCTAAATCATAAAGATCAGTaataagagcactcccaatggggGTGGCGAAAATCCGGCGATAAATCGCCGAtcatcgccggattatcgccggcCGTTATAGTGTAAACGGCGATCAATTCAGCCGATAAAGATGTAGCGGTGGAATCAACAACCGAAGGAATATCGCCGGACTATCGCCGATCTTATCAACGGCCATTGTTGGCAACGCTCGGCGATAGTCCGgcgatttttaaattttttaatttcatcttCGGCCAACGACAATATTTACatcccacccctataaatatttcctccacttcctccattcatcacccacaatcttcattatctccattttcaatctcttctcccaatcttcaatcttcatcaaattatgagcttttggaagaaaaattccCGCTCGGGTAAGGGTACGGGTAAGGGGAAAGAGTCGAGTTCACAAATTCCCAACATGGATGAAGCAAACGAGCAGTGGATGCACTCGTTGTTGGCGATGGATTCTCCCGGCTAACTTCCATACGCGGGTCCGTCTCCTTTGCGAACTCCTCGCGCGGAGACTTCCGTGCCCGACTATCTTGGGCGAGAATGCCCTCTCAGCAGTGCGACGATGTGCATCGGCCCGGTTCGACACCCGGATCGACCAGGCGACAAGAATCTCGAGGCCGCGCGACAACGGCGCGGAGGACTTCGACAAGTATTGGAACATCTACGATAAGCTGAAGGATCTCCTCAAAATTCCGGACGGGAATGCACGCCGCGCTGCACGGGAAATCGGTGCGCTCGCGCCTTAGCATTTCGGAGAGCGAGGGTcgtcttagtttttttttttttttaaatctttgtttatttgcggtttttatttgtagtttttttttctcgttgtattatattttccaatgattaatacaacgatgaattgttcattattagtctatttattaaatacatttgtagggaaaattaaataatataaaaaataatgatgtaaaaatgaaatgttgagttagggagaaataagggagaaataagggagaaaccaatgtagcaattggctaaaaactggggataaaatgtgatgctgatgtggcgctgatgtggcaggagttagggagaaataagggagaaataagggagtgtcattgggagtgctctaactCTGTTATCATCTTAGTTACACTttagattattaatattaatagtgTTACTAATATGCAGCATGTAGTTATTATcatcttataaaaaaaacgcATAAAATCATTCTTAGTGATACTGATATCTATGTTCAAGACCCAAaaaccacacacacacacacacacacacattggCTGTTCTCCACATTCTTATGAAGTTAAGAACTTGAGATAGTGTAACAAGCATAAGCCTAAAAGCCAGCCTATAAAAGAACCATATCTCTATCAAAGAAAACACAGTTcttaacacacacacacaatgcaTATAACATCGTTGCCAGCATGGGTTCCAACAGCAACGAGAGCAGCAGCAATGCACCAACACAGGGAACAAAGGCAAGTGTTATTCCTAAACAGAGGGAGCATGTTTCAACAATGATGGGCAAGACAATGGTCCAGGCTATTGGAAAAGCTGGAAAGTCTCTTGCTAAGGTTGCAGGGCATCTCAAGAACAGAGCAAAAGCGGCTACTggcaataattataatatgataCTAGTTAGGAGTATGTTTTAAGAGCCTGTTTCCACTAGTTTCCATGTGTGTTTCTTCACATAATTGAAGTGCTTTTACTGTCTATGTTAAAAGAATTTAATCTACTGTTTATTCTGATATTGAGCCATTCTACTGGGCATATGAGAACATATTTCCTTGCAGACTTGCAGTAGGTTCAGACGTGGAAAACATGTAGATGTTCGCTCGTGAGGGTACTATAATTTCTAACATATGTGGGATGGAAAGCTAAGAACAGCATGCGTGTTAAGGTCAAAAGGATGTGCAGAAATTCATAGCATTAAGGGAGGCAAGGAAAAATTAAAGGAACGTGCATATGCTAATGCGATGCTAATGAGATGAAAGGTTGCTATAAACTAGGAGCATATAAAAACACTCTTATAATCTCATCTCAAAAATGGAACAGCAAGGGatacaataaaagaaaaactctGTTTTCTACACTTTGCTAACTAAAAGTGATAGAGTTTGCTTATACATACATGTGAGGCAGCAAAACTTTTGATGATAAATTTAGTCACTGATTTCGCCATCCTCTTCGGCATCACTGATATCACTGTAGAGTATAGGCTCTTCACCATCTTCTATGGTGTCAACTTCCATGGAATAATCATCAGATGCATCATCATCActttcatcatcatcttcatatATAACAGGCGCAATTATATTATTCTCCTCCACTTCATCATCAACAGACTGCACCGAGAATTTGGTATTCAGTGTATTGTTATCGTATACGGAGGGAAATATAAAACATTCTGCAGAATCCACTCACATCTGCGTAAAGCAAGTCCAATGAACTTGATAGTTGAAGAGCAGGGTTGAAGGTTGAGACTCTTGATTCTATTATCTGCATACCCATGTGAAAATTATTCTTAAATTACTCAGTGGAAATATAATTCCCTAACCCATATATATGTACCTAACAGTTCCATTTATCTCCCTATATAAACACTAGAAACCCTCTTACCTGAAATATAGAGTTTAAAGCAGCCAAGGAAGATTCTTGGGACATTATACTGCTAGAATGCTGAAGAAGTAAACTTCTGAGCCATGGAAGAGCACATGCCAAAACAGCACCTCTGTTTATATGCACATAAAACAAGAGTTTTGAGGAACAAATGAGACTGTAGCTTgtcatataataattaaaaaaccaTCAAGATTTATACGACAAAGAGATGAAATATGAAGTAATTccattgagaaaaaaaattattgaagaaatcTTCAGAGGACAGTCACACTAATAACTAGTAAGTACGTCTATCTCTCTTACCTTAACTGAATTATCGGCACAAGAGACTTTAAGAACTTGAGGACGTCAGAAGGATTCAACAGTGAAAGTGAGTTTGCAATAACCTGCATACATGTTATCCTACATCAGCTCCAACCATCTACCTTCATACAGAATGTGAGAACAGAACAACCAATAAAGAAAAGGGAATGCAAAAACTAACTTTGTCATCTTGTCTGGATAAGCAATCTATGAGAAGGGCTCGGTCATCAGCATGCAGTGCTTGCTTAACTAAGATATTAACTGAGGCTGCACTAGGTGGCTTTGCCGGAAGAGAAGAGTCTGTATTTTCAGGGGAATTGTCGTTTCCTTCCAACTTGAGGGTTGCAAGTTTTTCACCCATGGTTGGTTCACTCAAGTCTTCCACAACATCAAATCCATCTTTATCTCCAATACCTTAAATCCACATTCCACAAAGAAACTAGATTATGCTTCAACCTTCACTAAAGCATACTCCAATCTATCTCAAACTACAATAATCTCGATTCGTCTCCTCGACTAGTATAAACCATTTGAGCCAAAACAGATAATATAGGGCAACTTCGAATAACTTCATAACAAAATAGCCATATTGaagtaatttataaatgaaaaacagtATCAACCTGTCATTTGTCCAGTACCAATACTTCAAAACAATAGACTTTATTAAGTATCATTTTTGAATAAACATCTCAAGAATCTAGCATAAGACGGTCACTCTACCTTGATCAATCAGTAACAAAGGGGAAAAACATAATGTAGCAGCTCAGTTTCACTTGAAAACTGCAAATCTCTTTAATATTACTGCGATTTTTGTTAGTCTAGGCTACAAAACAAGCTACTGATAAAACgcctaaattaaatataaccTTGCAATTCCAGACAAATTCTGGATATGAGATAGTATGAAGCATACCTATGGTATACAGAAAAATTGAGGAATATTTGGTGATAAACGGTAGAGAGCGAGAAACATCAGTCTGGAATTTGCAATCATTAATCTAATTGAACACTTACTCTTGTGCAACAAGACCTCACTGGTTACTCCGGTGTCTCGGTTTTTCCGTTTCGAAGATTTTTCCTTCTTTCCCATGGTGAGGCAGGCGGCGGGGCGGGTTTCGCCGGTAAGTGGGACAGAGAAGAATGTGTAGGCGGGGCGGGTTTCGTTAGGGTTCGAGGGAATATAATATTGGTATAtgtatacaaatttaattgtattattCTTTACTATATAgtgttaatattatttctactatttgatattcaaattatataatttataaatatatttacagtTATAGGGGAGCGTTATTTATAGTTATAGGGGAGTCaccacctcttaaagtaacatcATATCACCATTCCTAGcaaatcatttgtacacgtggacgaataatcagctgtcatgtggcaataaaaaaatgttcaaggataaaaaaaaatggccagcaatattttatactacaatatacatcaatttttctcggacagcaatatccaacacgctagaCAGTGCAATCTACAGACTGTTGTCTAGCGTAttgaatattgttgtgtagcatttataatattgatgtATTACTGTATATGTGGTGgcacggtgtcactttaagaagtattgtcattttaacacaaacctatagtTATATTGTCATgtattgtatttaaatttggCAAGAGCAAATATATTATTGGTTTGTAATACATGTGTAACTAATTCTTAATGTCGAATTATCGAATCAACTAGGAGTTCATTATTAGATAACACAAAGTTCattttaagatcattttactttattttagagaaggttaagtaaaataatttacaaattacattcatataaaataaactaaaaatgaaatccgTAATATTTAACAACAttctaaaatgataaaacaaactaaaaatgaaggGTTCGACGCTAGAAATTAGTTCGACATTGATTATGAAAAACTATACTATTCCCCCCGTCCCACTATAAATGAGGCGTATTCATTTTTGGATCGTCCAACTATaagtgagacatttctttttattgcaaaaaaatatcactctaactatctcttactttatcgtatcttcttctttttctctttacttttttctcactcctactTTATCGCCGGCCATTGTGGCGAagtcggcgataattcggcgataatgtTGCCGTTGCTTCGCCGAGTGGCGTTCTaacgccggattatcgccgagcgatcgccggccactgtggcgacgctcggcgataatcggcgataattaaaatttttttttttttttttttttttttttttttttttgaacccaacggctattttacattccacccctataaatatttcctccacttcctccattcatcacccacaatcttcattctctccattttcaatctcttctcccaatcttcaattttcatcaaaattatgagcttttggaagaaaagttCCCGATCGGGTAAGGATAAGGGTAAGGGGAAAGAGTCGAGTTCACAAATTCCCAACACGGATGAAGCAAACGAGCAGTGGATGCAGTCGTTGTTGGcgatgggttctcctcccggccaaCTTCCATACGGGGGTCCGTCTCCTTTGCGAGACTCCTCCGGCGCGGagactttctccgtacttcAACTCTGCCGAGCGAGAATGCCCTTTCCGGCCGACGATGTGTATCGGCCCCAGTTCGACACCCGGATCAACCCCGGGCGACCAAGAATCTCGGGCCGCGACAACGGCGCGGAGGACTTCGAGGTGGAAGAAACGCCCACCGAGCCGCCTTCTAGGAGCGGGAGGAAAGCGCCGGCGTCGTCGTCTGCGGCCCGTACGGGTTCGATGAGAGGCAGGCGGGTAAGGACTACTTACACTCTGCCAAGAGTCCGGCGATAGCCGGCTAGCTGGGCGGACACGTCACGGGACGCGGAGCGCGGCAGCTACGGGCGAGATCATATTACAGGAGCGGATTGCCGCGAAATACGGGAACCACAAAGGCGCACCGATGAAGGACCATAGCGGCGAAGCGTCCGTCGGCATTAGGAGCGCCTCATGAGGGCTACGGGCACTTCAACGGTATTTATTCTAACTTGATGACTCACATGACGAGTGGCGGAACGAGCACatggtccgagatgaggccatCCGGATGTATAGTAGCCGATGCTTGTCGACGAAGGGCTTCAAGTATTGGAACATCTACGATAAGctgaaggatctccccaaattccggacgggAATGCACGACGCGCTGCACGGGAAATCGGTGCGCTCGCGACTTAGCGTTTCGGAGAGCGAGGGGAGCGCGgcccacatcgacttgagtggggatggtccgcacgagcGCCCGGAGGGAGtgaagaaggcgaaggggaggcggaaggggaagggcgcaACGTCGGAAGTCGCGTCGGAATCCGTCATCGACTTAGAAAAAGCCACTTATTCGAGCAATGTCGCCAATCTGACCCAGATGTACACGCtgtacttcaccggcggcgggACCCCTGAAGAAAAGGCGGCCCTCTGGAAATGCATCCAACACCTGCAGAGTACGCTGGGGCTCGATCCCGACGCCCCTCCGGCCCCTCCgtcttagattttttttttttaaatctttgtttatttgcgttttttatttgtagttttttttttctcgttgtattatattttccaatgattaatacaacgatgaattgttcattattagtctatttattaaataca harbors:
- the LOC125219128 gene encoding WD repeat-containing protein 43-like; translated protein: MGKKEKSSKRKNRDTGVTSEVLLHKSIGDKDGFDVVEDLSEPTMGEKLATLKLEGNDNSPENTDSSLPAKPPSAASVNILVKQALHADDRALLIDCLSRQDDKVIANSLSLLNPSDVLKFLKSLVPIIQLRGAVLACALPWLRSLLLQHSSSIMSQESSLAALNSIFQIIESRVSTFNPALQLSSSLDLLYADSVDDEVEENNIIAPVIYEDDDESDDDASDDYSMEVDTIEDGEEPILYSDISDAEEDGEISD